A portion of the Punica granatum isolate Tunisia-2019 chromosome 7, ASM765513v2, whole genome shotgun sequence genome contains these proteins:
- the LOC116213501 gene encoding exocyst complex component EXO70B1-like: MASPDSPGTAAGGDDGGGGGEDRVLATAQRILKSLNTPKEVREDMLLIFSSFDNRLSNITDLVKDGDPTSSAAEDRFESSEKIILRWDADADASRRTLAWEDSPEEAAEYLSAIDEILQLCENLSMEDDKDRDYIDRADTAIQLAMSLLEDEFRHILIRNTVPLDAGRLYGSIRRVSLSFASNEGEIGDEFESFGEVDNESSGCFHERGPSLGDDLSVDLINPDAVAELREIADRMIRSGYEKECSQAYSSVRREALDECLVILGAEKFSIEEVQKMEWSDLNETMKKWIQAVKIAARVLLSGEKRLCDQIFDGAEWIKEACFNETAKWCLMQLLNFGEAVAIGTRSSEKLFRILDMYDVLADVMPDLQAMVTDGFVCNEAKGVLDALGEAAIGTFGEFEKAVQSETSRRPMQGGEIHPLTRYVMNYVKLLADYSTTLNLLLDSNEDELRDLQNDEGDELQLENMLPLSRRLLLLLSCLESNLEEKSRLYEEPAMQYVFLMNNIWYIVQKVKDSELAKLLGDHWIRKRRGQVRQYATSYLRASWSKALSCLKDEGIGGSSSNASKVALKERFKNFNACFEEIYRIQTAWKVPDKQLQDELRISISEKVIPAYRSFLGRFGNQLESGRHSGKYIKYTPEDLENYVLDLFVGSPNVLHHLRRKSS; encoded by the coding sequence ATGGCCTCCCCTGACAGTCCCGGGACCGCCGCGGGCGGAGACGACGGTGGCGGCGGCGGCGAGGACAGGGTGCTGGCTACTGCACAGCGGATACTGAAGAGCCTCAACACTCCAAAAGAAGTGCGCGAGGACATGCTCCTGATCTTCTCCAGCTTCGACAATCGGCTGTCCAACATCACTGACTTGGTCAAAGACGGAGACCCCACCTCCTCCGCCGCAGAGGACCGATTCGAGTCCTCTGAGAAGATCATTTTGCGCTGGGATGCTGACGCCGACGCCTCCAGGCGCACCCTCGCGTGGGAGGACTCGCCGGAAGAAGCTGCCGAGTACCTCTCGGCGATCGACGAGATTCTCCAGTTATGCGAGAACCTATCCATGGAAGACGACAAAGACAGAGACTACATCGACCGGGCTGATACTGCGATCCAGCTCGCTATGTCACTCCTGGAGGACGAGTTTCGCCACATTCTGATCCGTAACACGGTGCCGCTCGACGCCGGGCGGCTCTACGGCTCGATCCGTAGGGTTTCGCTCTCTTTCGCTTCCAATGAAGGGGAAATCGGCGATGAATTCGAGAGCTTCGGAGAAGTGGACAACGAGAGCAGTGGCTGCTTTCACGAGCGAGGACCGAGTCTGGGCGACGATTTGAGTGTTGATTTGATCAATCCTGATGCGGTTGCTGAGCTGAGGGAGATTGCGGATCGGATGATTCGGTCTGGATACGAGAAGGAGTGCAGCCAGGCTTATAGCAGCGTCAGGCGTGAGGCTTTGGATGAGTGCTTGGTGATTTTAGGGGCCGAGAAGTTTAGCATCGAGGAAGTGCAGAAGATGGAGTGGAGTGATCTCAACGAGACCATGAAGAAGTGGATACAGGCTGTGAAGATTGCAGCGAGGGTCTTGTTGTCAGGTGAGAAAAGGCTTTGTGATCAAATCTTCGATGGAGCCGAGTGGATCAAGGAGGCTTGCTTCAATGAGACGGCAAAGTGGTGTTTAATGCAGTTACTGAATTTCGGAGAGGCAGTGGCAATTGGGACTCGGTCCTCCGAGAAGCTTTTCCGTATTCTGGACATGTATGATGTGCTTGCAGATGTGATGCCCGATTTGCAGGCGATGGTTACTGATGGATTTGTATGTAACGAGGCCAAGGGAGTTCTGGATGCATTAGGAGAGGCTGCGATAGGGACATTCGGGGAGTTTGAGAAAGCAGTGCAGAGCGAGACGTCTAGGAGGCCAATGCAAGGGGGCGAGATTCACCCTTTAACTCGTTATGTCATGAACTATGTTAAATTGCTTGCCGACTACAGCACTACCCTTAACTTACTTTTGGATAGCAATGAGGATGAGTTGCGTGATTTGCAGAATGATGAAGGCGATGAGTTGCAGCTAGAGAACATGTTGCCGTTATCACGACGCCTGTTATTGTTGCTTTCCTGTTTAGAATCCAACCTTGAGGAGAAATCAAGGCTGTACGAAGAGCCTGCGATGCAGTACGTGTTTTTGATGAACAATATCTGGTACATAGTGCAGAAAGTGAAGGATTCCGAGCTTGCCAAGCTTTTGGGAGATCATTGGATCCGTAAGCGGCGTGGCCAAGTGCGTCAGTATGCCACGAGCTATCTAAGGGCTTCTTGGAGCAAAGCTTTGTCGTGCTTGAAGGATGAGGGGATCGGTGGGAGCTCGAGTAATGCATCCAAGGTAGCCTTGAAGGAGAGGTTCAAGAATTTCAATGCATGCTTCGAGGAGATTTATAGGATTCAGACAGCTTGGAAGGTCCCCGACAAGCAGCTACAGGATGAACTCCGGATATCTATATCTGAAAAGGTGATTCCAGCTTACCGTTCCTTTCTGGGGCGGTTTGGGAATCAGCTAGAGAGTGGAAGGCATTCTGGGAAGTATATCAAGTATACACCAGAGGATTTGGAGAACTATGTGTTAGATTTGTTTGTGGGGTCACCCAATGTCCTACATCATTTGAGAAGAAAAAGTTCTTAG